In Salinisphaera sp. LB1, one genomic interval encodes:
- a CDS encoding sensor domain-containing diguanylate cyclase produces the protein MTQSENQTLAEPPVSILDRFRAFHRLALADHQTYRALYANYLTTGLRIFDLKVGIVSRIDQERYTVLAVEPKNVGIAAGDVMQLGQTYCALVLRHQSTIAVSRAGSSENFSSHPAYLAQGLESYLAAPIWVNDALYGTLNFTAPSARQIPFDEVDIEVIELMARSIGQIIERDQIERARLDAVERMRENTELFESAFEYATIGMALVGTDGRWLRVNLALTEILGYPEEELLSIDFQTITHPDDLDTDLEFLQEMLDGQRDSYRMEKRYFHKKGHEIWILLSVSLVRYENATPRYFVSQIQDITERKHSEAQLARKQRELELANRKLQELSTVDPLTGVMNRRAFNMRLDQEIKRASRSGLPISFLLIDVDHFKRFNDDHGHQAGDQALSEVGAALMANRRVNDAVARYGGEEFAMILPQTDAQGCAVVAERVKEAVASIDGLACPITVSIGTATFEPARSVREPPAGDSLIEVADKALYAAKAEGRNRVAVGCTLQGGAINNGGQ, from the coding sequence ATGACGCAATCCGAAAACCAGACGCTCGCCGAACCGCCCGTCAGCATCCTGGACCGATTTCGGGCGTTTCATCGGTTGGCACTTGCCGACCATCAAACCTACCGCGCTCTATACGCCAATTACCTGACGACCGGACTTCGCATATTCGACCTGAAAGTGGGTATCGTCAGCCGCATTGATCAGGAGAGATACACCGTACTCGCCGTTGAGCCAAAGAATGTGGGCATTGCCGCGGGAGACGTGATGCAATTGGGCCAGACTTACTGCGCCCTCGTCTTGCGCCACCAGTCAACCATCGCCGTTTCGCGGGCGGGATCGAGCGAGAACTTCTCATCTCACCCGGCTTATCTCGCCCAAGGCCTGGAGTCTTACCTCGCCGCGCCGATCTGGGTTAACGACGCGCTCTACGGCACCCTGAACTTCACTGCGCCTAGCGCACGGCAAATCCCGTTCGACGAAGTGGATATCGAGGTCATTGAGCTCATGGCCCGCAGCATCGGCCAAATCATTGAGCGAGATCAGATTGAGCGCGCTCGTCTTGACGCGGTCGAGCGCATGCGCGAAAACACAGAGCTATTCGAGAGCGCGTTCGAGTATGCAACCATCGGTATGGCGTTGGTCGGCACAGATGGCCGCTGGCTGCGGGTCAACTTAGCGTTGACCGAAATCTTGGGCTACCCGGAGGAAGAACTCCTTAGTATCGACTTTCAGACCATCACCCACCCTGATGATCTGGACACCGATCTCGAGTTCCTCCAGGAGATGCTTGACGGACAGCGCGACAGCTATCGGATGGAGAAGCGCTACTTCCATAAAAAGGGCCACGAGATCTGGATACTGCTCAGCGTCTCCTTGGTGAGATACGAGAATGCGACTCCGAGATACTTTGTCTCCCAGATACAGGATATAACCGAGCGCAAGCATTCCGAGGCGCAACTTGCCCGCAAGCAGCGCGAGTTGGAGCTTGCCAATCGCAAGCTACAGGAGCTTTCAACGGTTGATCCATTAACCGGAGTGATGAACCGGCGGGCCTTCAATATGCGACTCGATCAAGAGATCAAAAGGGCAAGCCGCTCAGGCCTTCCGATCTCATTTTTGTTGATCGACGTGGACCATTTCAAGCGTTTCAACGACGACCATGGCCATCAGGCCGGGGATCAAGCACTTTCCGAGGTTGGTGCTGCGTTGATGGCCAACAGACGAGTGAATGACGCCGTCGCGCGCTACGGGGGCGAAGAGTTCGCGATGATTCTACCGCAGACCGACGCACAAGGATGCGCGGTCGTGGCAGAACGAGTAAAAGAGGCGGTGGCGTCAATTGATGGCCTAGCGTGCCCTATCACTGTAAGCATCGGCACCGCCACATTTGAGCCAGCTCGGAGCGTCAGGGAACCGCCTGCGGGCGATTCGTTGATCGAAGTGGCGGACAAGGCGCTGTACGCAGCTAAAGCGGAGGGTCGCAACCGGGTGGCGGTCGGGTGCACCCTCCAGGGTGGGGCCATTAATAACGGTGGGCAGTAG
- a CDS encoding YceH family protein, translated as MLPTLTDIEARLIGCLMEKSVTTPDQMPLTLNALANAANQKSAREPVMSLTKIEVQRAARALAARSLVQIDENFKSGIEKYKQRMCGASQFTDIKLTKAQFAILTLLLLRGPQTPGEIRSRAGRLYDFATNEDVTAAARELVDDDDPDNSLLVELPRMRGRKEAEFMHQLCGAVDRDAYAETAAANSGRSADKERIAELERRVAELEAENAELWEQLDAQVKT; from the coding sequence ATGCTCCCTACCCTCACCGACATCGAAGCCCGCCTCATCGGTTGCCTGATGGAGAAATCCGTCACCACGCCCGACCAGATGCCGCTCACCCTCAACGCGCTCGCCAACGCGGCCAACCAGAAATCGGCCCGCGAACCGGTGATGTCGCTGACCAAGATCGAAGTGCAACGCGCCGCCCGCGCCCTGGCCGCGCGCAGCCTCGTTCAGATCGACGAAAACTTCAAAAGCGGTATCGAGAAATACAAACAGCGGATGTGCGGCGCCAGCCAGTTCACCGACATCAAGCTCACCAAAGCCCAGTTCGCGATCCTCACCCTGTTGCTGCTGCGCGGGCCGCAAACGCCCGGTGAAATCCGCTCCCGGGCCGGCCGGCTCTATGACTTCGCCACCAATGAAGACGTGACCGCTGCCGCTCGGGAACTGGTTGACGACGACGATCCCGACAACTCGCTGCTCGTCGAGCTACCGCGCATGAGAGGCCGCAAGGAGGCGGAGTTCATGCACCAGCTTTGCGGCGCCGTCGATCGCGACGCCTATGCCGAAACAGCCGCCGCAAACTCGGGTCGCTCTGCCGATAAGGAGCGGATTGCGGAGCTGGAACGACGGGTGGCGGAGTTGGAGGCGGAGAATGCCGAGCTTTGGGAGCAGCTTGACGCACAAGTCAAGACCTAA